GGTACCGGACCGGCCGCAATTCTGTCAATGCAAGGCTAGCCGTTGCCCAGGATTTTGCCCCACCGATGCGGTCCATGGCGAGCCACGATCCCCGGGCAGGCCTTACCTCCATCGCCAGACATCCAAGGACCCGTCACTCGAAGCCACTACCATGACGATCTCAACCGTCTGGTGGAGGCGAGCCACGGCACCTGGGGCAAGCATTCCTTCCGGATGAGCGAAAACGGCAACCTCCTGGAGATGACCGCCGGCCAAGTGGTGCCAGACATCAAGGCCAACGGCAGCGATGGCCCCCTCTCCATCAGCAAGACAAGCGCCCTTTCGCTGGCCATCACCCTCGACGCCGGCACGGTGGCTGGCCAGGATGTCGAGTGGTGGGTGCTCCTGCAGACACCGGCAGCGGCTCCCAACACGTGGTGGTCGTGGACGCAGGCCACGAACAGCTGGCGGGTCGGTCTCTACCCCGCCAGCCAGGGTGCCCTGACGAGCATCAGCACTCCGCTCCAGGTCTGGAGTGGGGCCTCCGGGCTCACCCCCGGAGCATACATCTTCTATCTGTGCGTCGACCTTGACCGCAACGGCGTGCCGGACACCATTGTCTTTGCCGACAGCGTCAGTGTGACGGTGACCAATTAGCGGAGCCGCCGTCCGACTGCATTGCATAGTCAAGCCGCCGCCGGAAGGCCGGCCGCGGTTCCTTTCTGTGGAGGATCGTCATGAGGCGAGAGCACCTGCGGTTCAGCGTCTGCTGTCTTGTGATCAGTCTGCTTCTGGCCGGCATTCCCTGGGGCGTCGCGCAAGCCGAGGTGGCAGGACCGGGATGGGTCCGGGTCACGGCCGACCCGATCAGTCCGGAGGAGGCCCGGGAGCATTACCAGGCCAGGGCACTGGAGCTGGAAGCAAACGGCCCTGCCGAGACTTACCCGCAGGCCGTTGCGGCTGCGGCGGGCCAGGCCGGCGCCGCTGGCCCGGAGATCGCCGAGCTGGCCAGGGCTCTCCAGCATGATCCCGTGCTCATCTATGAATACGTGCGCAACCATGTGGACTATGTGCCCTATTTCGGCTTGCTCAAGGGTGCTACCCTCACCTACCTCGATGGCGCCGGGAACGATTTCGACCAGGCGGCCCTCATGATCGCCCTCCTGCGGGAAAGCGGCTACCCGGCCGAATACGTGTACGGGACCATGACGATTCCCGTTTCCGCTACTGACCAGAAGGACCTGAAGCATTGGCTGAGCGTGGACGCTGGCCTGTTCACGAGCCTCGTGGTCAGCGATGTCCTGGGCAATGGTGGCATTCCGGCAACCCCTTCCAACGATGGCGATAGCTTCCTTGTGCACCGGGTCTGGGTCAAGGCGACCATCAACGGGCAAACGTACCTCTTCGATCCGGCATTCAAGCCCTACCTGGCCACGCCGGGCATCGATCTCGCGACCGCCATGGGCTACACGCGGAACGCCTTTCTGGCGGCCGCCGGCGGCACCATCGGCACCGATTATGTCCAGGGCCTCAATGAGGCCGGCATAACGAGTGCGCTCGAAAGCTCCAGCATGAGGCTGGTCAACGTTCTGAAGGCCTATCTTCCCAATGCCTCGCTCTCCGAGATCATCGGCGGCCGCGAGATTGTCCCCCAATACCTGGAGGGTCTGCCGTCGAGCTTGGATTTCCCGGTAGATGAGGAATACAACACCTGGACCGACATCCCTGCCGAGTATGTGCACACAGTGCGGATCACCCACGGCGAGATCGACCGCACCCTGAACATCCCGGACCTGGCCGGCAGAAAGCTCGCCATCGTCTACGAGGCCGCCAACCTGACCGCGGCGGCCCCGGCGGCGGGGGAGCCGGTCGCCACCCCAGCCGGCCCGGTGACCACCTCCGGGCCGGAGAGAGCTCTCCCAGGACATCTGGCTGCCGGGGACGGGACGGGTGTCAAGCTCCCGCTCTCGAACACCGCCGATTTCGGCAAGATCTATCCCGACGGGGCCTCCGAGCTCACCTGGACACTCACGAATTCGTACACCTTCAACATTCAGATCAAGGCCACGCTGAGCAGCAACCCCAGCAACGCCTATTCGATTGTCGCTGGCGGCGGCACGGTGAATGTGGGGGTTGGCGCCACCCACACCATCACGGTGCGCTTGAGCGGCACCGGCCAGGCCGCAGGCACCAAGACCGGGACCCTGTACGTCGAATGGTGCTACGTGAGCGGCAGCCGTTTTGCAGACGACTCCGTGAGCCTGACCGGGGTGGTGGCCGCCCGCCCGGACTGGACCGGCTCCTATGGCTTCCCGTTCGGCGCGAACTATCTCGGCCGTCCTGTGGACGGCACCGCCCGCTTCAAGAACAGTGGCGGCCTGAGCCTGACCATCACCGGCATCAGCCTCGCCGGCCCTGATGCGGCGCGGTTCCAGATCACCGGCGGTGGGCAGAGCGGCACTCTCGGCCCGGGACTATACCGGGACATCGCGGTCCGCTACCGCGCCGACAGCGTCGGCAGCCACAGTGCCTACGTCCACGTGACCTACACCTACGACGGCTTCAACTATGCCTTGGACTGCCCCCTTTCCGGGCAAACGGTTCGCATTCCGGGGGCGCAGCTGTTGCTGGACGACCAGTTGCTCGCCGACGAAACCGAGCCGGTGACCGGGGATCTCCATACGCTGACCATTGCCATTGAGCACCCGTACAGCACGGACGACTGGGACCAGACCGTGACCTACACCTTGCAGCGCGGCGCCACCTATGCCATCGTCTACGACTTCGGCGGCAGCCGTCTGGGCCGACTGGTGGAGAAGCGGGAGCGGCAGCTGCAGGCCTACCGGAATCAGGGGCTTGCCGACACCTCCCCGGAGGTGCTGACCGAGACCCTGAACGTCATGGGTATGACCTGGATGCGGGACACCACCCTGGCCTCCAACCTTTTCGCCCAGCTGGCCGGGGTCATCGACGTGCGCCACCACCGCTTCGGCATCGTAGCCCAGGAGGCGGGCTACTACGTCGACATCAAGGCACAGCTGTCCACCGTCGTCGCCAGGGGCTGGGATACCGTGGCGGAGGATGCCTATTTGCGGGCCAGCGGCCAGCTGGGGAGCGCCCTCGAGCACGGGGTGCTGGAGCAGATGCAGGTCAACCGGCCCGCGGTCTCGACGGTCAAGCTGCTCCAGATCAACAACGCCAGTGGCAAGAAGGTGTTCAAGGCCACCCCTGCCAACTTCGCCGCCGTGAAGACCCAGCTGGTCAACTACAGCACCGAGGATCTGGCCGCTCTGGAGGCGAGCATCGGTCAGGGCCTCACGCTCATTCTCCCCATCGACGGCCGGCTTGGCCTCGGGAACTGGTCAGGCAAGGGCTATATCGAGTACGGCCTCCTGGAATCCCGTAAGCATTTCGGCTGGGTCATCGCCCCTGGCCATTACGGTGGCTATGGCGCCGAGGAGGCCTCGGTGGAGGTGTACCATGTCCAGGACCAGGTGGATGCCAGCCTCTACCAGTCTTTCGAGCCGGTACTGGCCGCCGACCCGGTGGACATGGCTAGCGGCGCCTGGGTGTACCACAACACCGATCTGGCACTGAGGGGCGGCATGGGCGGGATCGCCCTTAGGCGGTCGTACAACTCCGGCAGCAACACCATTGAGCAGAGCCTCGGCCCTGGCTGGACCCACAACTATGACCTCTATGTCGAGACCCACTCCAGCTCGCC
The Thermodesulfobacteriota bacterium DNA segment above includes these coding regions:
- a CDS encoding choice-of-anchor D domain-containing protein, encoding MRREHLRFSVCCLVISLLLAGIPWGVAQAEVAGPGWVRVTADPISPEEAREHYQARALELEANGPAETYPQAVAAAAGQAGAAGPEIAELARALQHDPVLIYEYVRNHVDYVPYFGLLKGATLTYLDGAGNDFDQAALMIALLRESGYPAEYVYGTMTIPVSATDQKDLKHWLSVDAGLFTSLVVSDVLGNGGIPATPSNDGDSFLVHRVWVKATINGQTYLFDPAFKPYLATPGIDLATAMGYTRNAFLAAAGGTIGTDYVQGLNEAGITSALESSSMRLVNVLKAYLPNASLSEIIGGREIVPQYLEGLPSSLDFPVDEEYNTWTDIPAEYVHTVRITHGEIDRTLNIPDLAGRKLAIVYEAANLTAAAPAAGEPVATPAGPVTTSGPERALPGHLAAGDGTGVKLPLSNTADFGKIYPDGASELTWTLTNSYTFNIQIKATLSSNPSNAYSIVAGGGTVNVGVGATHTITVRLSGTGQAAGTKTGTLYVEWCYVSGSRFADDSVSLTGVVAARPDWTGSYGFPFGANYLGRPVDGTARFKNSGGLSLTITGISLAGPDAARFQITGGGQSGTLGPGLYRDIAVRYRADSVGSHSAYVHVTYTYDGFNYALDCPLSGQTVRIPGAQLLLDDQLLADETEPVTGDLHTLTIAIEHPYSTDDWDQTVTYTLQRGATYAIVYDFGGSRLGRLVEKRERQLQAYRNQGLADTSPEVLTETLNVMGMTWMRDTTLASNLFAQLAGVIDVRHHRFGIVAQEAGYYVDIKAQLSTVVARGWDTVAEDAYLRASGQLGSALEHGVLEQMQVNRPAVSTVKLLQINNASGKKVFKATPANFAAVKTQLVNYSTEDLAALEASIGQGLTLILPIDGRLGLGNWSGKGYIEYGLLESRKHFGWVIAPGHYGGYGAEEASVEVYHVQDQVDASLYQSFEPVLAADPVDMASGAWVYHNTDLALRGGMGGIALRRSYNSGSNTIEQSLGPGWTHNYDLYVETHSSSP